From the Triticum urartu cultivar G1812 chromosome 4, Tu2.1, whole genome shotgun sequence genome, the window CCCACCGGAACTAGTCTCTGAGCTAATTGATCCACTTTGGCAACGTGAAAGAAACAAGTCATTGAACAGATCTTTATGCCTATGGATGCAAAGGTAATCTTGGGAATCCCCTTATGTACACAAACCTGCCAGATTTTTGGAGCTGGCATTTCGAGAGACATGGATCTTTTTCAGTTAAATCAACCTATAACATGTTGGTGGCAACAAAAACAAGACGTGAAGCGTGGCTGAATGGTGATGTTGGATCATCTAGTACAAACAGGGATGAAGGTTCGTGGAAATACTTGTGGAAAACGGAGGTCCCGGAAAGGTGAGGATGTTTCTTTGGCGCTTGTCAAAACATCCGCTGCCGACTGAGGATGCAAGAGCTCATAGAAATATGTCCAGTACTATATCGTGTGGGATGTGCGGGGCGTCTGACTCATGGAAACACTCATTGCTGGACTGCACCATGTCGAGATGTACTTGGGCATTATGTGATGAGGAACTGGCGCATAAAATATCAGCAACCAGCGAACATAGTGCAAAATGCTGGTTGTTTACACTCATGGAGGAGCTGTGTGTTACCCTATGGGCACTGTGGTCGACGAGACGGAAAGCCATACATGAAGGGGTTTTCCATAATCCCAGTCCATAAATGCATTCGTCGCTAGGGTTCATCAGTGAGTTGGATATGGTAAATGAAAAGGAACCTTCGAAGGCTCGCGCTGCTGGTTCTAATGGGCCTCACTTGCACCTCTCTAAGGCGCCACCGGATGTCTACGCAAAGATACATGTTGATGCAGGTGTGCTAATTAAGGGGGCGAGGAGGAGATACGGCAATGGTCAGTAGGGACAAACAAGGAAATTATCTTGGCAGCTTTTCGTTAGTGCTTGGAGGAATTGATGACCATGTGTCCCTGTAAACTATTGCGTGCAGAGAGGCCCTTGCATTGGCGCAGGATCTCCAGTTGCACCATGTTATTATCGCCTCGGACGCAAGGCAAGTCGTGGAAGATATAAACAACAGGTCCAGGGGGCAATGGAGCAATTATCAGTGAAATCAATGCTTATACCAGTTTATTTCACTATAGTTTTACATATGAAAGTCGTAAGGTTAGTATAGAAGCTCATAAGCTAGCCAAGCACTCTCCTTCGTTAAGGCTGGGGCGCCATGTTTAGTTTGGCCAACCTCATAACCCATCGTGTATCCCACATTCTGTGGCTTGTGATGAATAAAGCTTGGTGATTTTCTAAAAAAAGGTATTTTTAGCGTTGCAGGATTTTTTAAGTAATATATAAAGCCTATTTGTTAGATTACATGCGGGTACATGAGGACATGGGTATGGGTTATACTAAAGCATACCCGTACCCACTATACCCATTGGATTTGAATTTTTCTTATTTATGTACTCACGGGTATTTTTTTACCCGTCAGGTACACAGGTAATGGgaacccattgccatccctagcCCTCACTACTTGAGGGCTTGTGTACAGTTCTCTAGCTCGAAGGAGGATTTGTGGTCTATGGGGACATACACACCCTATATAGAAAAAATAGTAATTCAACAAaaagtcaaaaattcctgaaaatatttttgaaataaactTGACCTCCTGCTGTACCTGTGagaaaaaatccacaaaaagaaAATATCCCTTTGACTTCTTTTCAAAAAAGACAAAATTTTTAACTAAAATAGTGTGAATAGTGACCTATAATAGCAAAtaaattttgtcttttttgctgtGAGGTCAACTTTTGTTTTTTTCATAAAAATTTATATACTAGTGCAAAAGTAAGTCAAGTGTTTTGTCAAAATAGTTCTTACCTATTTTGACTTTTtataaaaatattttaaaaattcCTTGTATAGGGTGCATATATACAACCAGGAACCATTGGGTATTTCCCTCTCTAGCTCCTTCTTTTTTGTCTTTTATTAGGACTCCCAACTTCCCTAATAATGGACGAAACAAAAGCTAAACTAAGTTGATCCTTCCACATCAGCACTAACAAAAATCCAATAGTGCTCGCAGCGCAAAGAGCACGCGAAGACCAGGAGGAGCTGCTGCCAGTTGCCACAGGCGGCAGCGGCAGTGGAAGTTAGAAAGCGAAACAAGACACCACCTTCGTCCTCCTCACTCCTCCCTCCTCCCCCGCCCCTCCACGCGGGAACCACACCAAAAGCTCAACGGCAGcatcccccacccccacccccaccacCTCACTGCATCTACATCCTGCACCACACATGGCCTCAGCCCATCCCCGCACGCCTCTCCCTTGTCCCATCGCCTCGCTATATATACCTCCCTCCCATCCCCCTCACtccaccaccaccaacaacaaGAACCACCACTCCAAGCTCCCGCTAGCCGCTAGCTAATCAACCCCGCCGGCAAGGCGAGACACCCGCCAGTTGTCATCGTTTCCCTGATGGAGAAGAGGCAGGCGACCTACGGGAAGGGCGCGGCCAGGATGGCGCCCATGGAGGTATCGGTGGAGGCCGGTAACGGCAGGGAGTCCGACTGGCTTGACGACGACGGGCGCCCGCGTCGGTCGGGCACGGTGTGGACGGCGAGCGCCCACATCATCACCGCCGTCATCGGCTCGGGCGTCCTCTCGCTGGCGTGGGCCATCGCCCAGCTCGGCTGGGTGGCGGGCCCCGCCATCATGCTCCTGTTCGCGCTCGTCATCTACTACACCTCCACGCTCCTCGCCGAGTGCTACCGCTCCGGCGACCCGGAGACCGGCAAGCGCAACTACACCTACATGGACGCCGTCCGCTCCTACCTCCCGGGCACCAAGGTGAAGCTGTGCGGCGTCATCCAGTACGCCAACCTCGTCGGCGTCGCCATCGGCTACACCATCGCCGCCTCCATCAGCATGCGGGCGATCGGGAGGGCGGACTGCTTCCACTACCACGACGTCAGGGGCCGCAGCGGGAAGGACGAGTGCAAGAGCTCCAGCAACCCGTACATGATCGTCTTCGGGGTAGTGCAGATCCTCTTCTCGCAGATACCGGACTTCGACCAGATATGGTGGCTCTCCATCGTTGCCGCCGTCATGTCCTTCACCTACTCCACCATCGGGCTCGGCCTCGGCATCGCGCAGACCGTCGCCAACGGTGGCATCCAGGGCAGCCTCACCGGTCTCAGCGTCGGCCCGGGCGTGACCTCCATGCAGAAGGTGTGGCGCAGCCTCCAGGCCTTCGGCAACATCGCCTTCGCATACTCCTACTCCATCATCCTCATCGAAATCCAGGCAAGCATTTTAATCTCTGTTCTGCTCTGTTTCTTTCTTGGGATCCTCTGTTTCTTTGACGTGGTACTTAGTATTGACGACGACGCCTGCCCTTTTCAAAATTTTAACAGGACACGGTGAAGGCGCCGCCGCCGTCGGAGGCGAAGGTGATGCAGAAGGCGACGGGGATAAGCGTGGCGACGACGACGGTGTTCTACATGCTGTGCGGGTGCATGGGGTACGCGGCGTTCGGCGACGCGGCGCCCGACAACCTCCTCACGGGGTTCGGCTTCTACGAGCCCTTCTGGCTGCTGGACGTGGCCAACGCCGCCATCGTGCTGCACCTCGTCGGCGCCTACCAGGTCTTCTGCCAGCCCCTCTTCGCCTTCGTCGAGAAgtgggcggcggcgaggtggcccGACAGCGCCTTCATCGCCCGGGAGCTCCGCGTGGGGCCCTTCGCCATCAGCGTCTTCCGCCTCACCTGGCGCACGGCCTTCGTCTGCCTCACCACCGTCGTCTCCATGCTGCTCCCCTTCTTTGGCGACGTCGTGGGGCTCCTGGGCGCCGTCGCGTTCTGGCCGCTCACCGTCTACTTCCCCGTCGAGATGTACATCGTGCAGCGCGGCGTGCGACGGGGGAGCACGCGGTGGGTTTGCCTCCAGATGCTCAGCGCCGCCTGCCTCGTCGTGTCCGTGGCCGCCGCGGCCGGGTCCATTGCCGACGTCATCGGCGAGCTCAAGGAGTACCGGCCGTTCAGCGGCTGAGCGATATTTGTGTAGGGTGGTGAGTAGCACAGCGGCACATGGGAGCACATGTGTGCGTACGGCTTGTGTGCTGCATGGAGACGGAGACAAATTACCGAGCTTCTTGTGTGAACTTCTATCAAGTAGCACCTTGTAGATACTTGTATTTCCGTTGCAAAGGACTTCTTTCATGCATATCGTTGCACCCTTACAATATCAATCCAAGTTTATCGTCTTTGCCAATGTATTGAAATTAGGGTTCGTTTATTGGGAGTGCCTAAGGCATCAGTTGCTTAAAAAAATACTACCCCGTAACTAAATATAAGACATTATTGCAGTTCAACCCTTCATTTGCTCCATCCCTGTGCCGCCCTCAACTGTCGGCATAACCATCTGCCGACACCACACCCTCTCGATGTTGCACTCTTGAGGATCGACTGATGCCCAAAAATAATTGATACAATTGAGGAATAGCCAACACATTGTCTATTTATAAGGCGATTCATGCTTAGCTACGTCAATCGAATCAGAACTACAATATAAGACCTAGCCAAGTCTAGCTACGTGTTTCAAGGCAACCCCAAAGTTGATCAAAGCAAGCTACAAATCAAATCATACAATTCAACATAGCTCTTTTATGGTACCCTGTAATCAATATATATGGGACTTCTACTCGCAAAATCCAAGGGTGGTGagaaaatggagtggaaaagaAAATCTAAGCCATCCTCCATGGTGTAGTATTCAAAATTATTGATCGTCTATTTATAAGGTGACTTCTACTTAGCCATGTGTTCAACCATCGAATCTTCGATATTGTACAAGACCTAAAGAAATCTAGCTACTGTGTTTAAAGGCAGCCCCACAGTTGATGAAATCATCATActtactccctccttccatttatatagggcctaatgcgtttttcaagacTGCATTTGACTATtaacaagattaatagtacatgacatgcataatgtgaaaattacATCATTAAAAGCTcttttcacatacgaatttgacgatgtgctttgtgtaagttgcatgtcatatattattgctctaacatttgaTCAAAGTTAGCCTtaaaaaacacattaggccctatatagatggaatgAGGGAGTAACCTTGTTAAAATGAAAAGGATTGACTTTATCGGCATTTTTTTACATTCATTTTTCAATGATTTAATCATCACTAGTAAGAACTCAGAATGGGTCCTCTTAGTTCTCAATCTTGGTTCATAGCACTGTTTCGTGCTCCATTAATGAAGCAACAAAGGCCGCTGCAAAACCAAACAGACTCAGTCATATCACTTATACAACAGGCGAGAGAGCATGATTTTACTTAAAACTGAATGTTTCGACTTTTTTTGGAGCCATGACAGCTCTGGGTATTGGCTAAGTTAGGCTTTGGTTTTGTTCCTGTTTTGGCGGTTTTGCCACGTTCCCTAAAACCGTGCGCCCCTCTGTACATCTTATTTTGCTCTCCTCTATAAGAAAAGGCAGTGCTCCTACTGGTTCctaaaaaaaatgtttttgtaCGCCTAAGGTTAGATGCGCCACAATTTATTATGAGAATGTTTGGTTGTTTGCTATAGGTGTGGCTTGCCACATATTATTAGTTGCATGGCTAACACGTCATAGACTCATTTCTTTTTTACCAAAAAATTGACACGAGTGTGGTCGCGAAAGTTTAGTCAAAAAATTGCTATAGGGGCGCACGGTTAAaacttagttgtggcaaagttaatTATGAACCTAACATGTCCATAATGTCAGTCATACTATCCTCATCATGCAATATCCA encodes:
- the LOC125550773 gene encoding amino acid permease 3-like, whose translation is MEKRQATYGKGAARMAPMEVSVEAGNGRESDWLDDDGRPRRSGTVWTASAHIITAVIGSGVLSLAWAIAQLGWVAGPAIMLLFALVIYYTSTLLAECYRSGDPETGKRNYTYMDAVRSYLPGTKVKLCGVIQYANLVGVAIGYTIAASISMRAIGRADCFHYHDVRGRSGKDECKSSSNPYMIVFGVVQILFSQIPDFDQIWWLSIVAAVMSFTYSTIGLGLGIAQTVANGGIQGSLTGLSVGPGVTSMQKVWRSLQAFGNIAFAYSYSIILIEIQDTVKAPPPSEAKVMQKATGISVATTTVFYMLCGCMGYAAFGDAAPDNLLTGFGFYEPFWLLDVANAAIVLHLVGAYQVFCQPLFAFVEKWAAARWPDSAFIARELRVGPFAISVFRLTWRTAFVCLTTVVSMLLPFFGDVVGLLGAVAFWPLTVYFPVEMYIVQRGVRRGSTRWVCLQMLSAACLVVSVAAAAGSIADVIGELKEYRPFSG